A segment of the Arachis hypogaea cultivar Tifrunner chromosome 5, arahy.Tifrunner.gnm2.J5K5, whole genome shotgun sequence genome:
TGAGTTGAGTCAAGTTAGATCAAATTCAAGTTTCATTTATGAAAATTGAGCTTAGCTCGTTAacaattgagtttattttttaagtttaacctTGATTCATCCAAAATTTATGAACCGGTTCGAACTTACGAATTAACTTAAATAACATGAAcataacttataattttatattaataaattataatttatatatactaaaaaatataattttatatattgtatatctattaattataaattttttatttatatcctacattaaaatcatataaaaaataattataaaattttaaataaaaacactaatatatataaaattatatactactattttatatacatatataatattaaaaatataaattaaatgtatataaaatatatgtattaataattaatatatatatatatatatatatatatatatatatatatatatatatatatatatataatagaatcaATTTACAATGAGCTAaactaattcaaatttaaatttgacttatttaatttataaatttagttttaagTTTATATTTGATTCATCAGTTTACAATCAACTTATCAAACTATTAATGAATTGAGTTAATTAAAACTGACTCATAAACTCAATTGGCTCACTTTCtcctaattaaaaataatcatcATCTATGTCGATGGTTCAGTTTTCAAAGCTACATAGCTACATAATGAATTTGAATCTGCGACTCCGATCCCTTTCCACGtacgttttatatttttttatttattttatgtaaacTCTTTTAATCTCTACTCTCTAGcggtttatttataatttaatataggtATAAATTATGATAATTTGTAATAGTTtagatataaattttaaaatttttatacccGATAGAGATTTATATCATTAAAACaactttaaattaataatttataagagataataatgtttttattttgataatgccattttttttacaaattcatataaaatataatacaaaaaattatataaaaattaatattatcaaaatataaattcaattgatcattgatttttttatatataattttgaatgAGTAGTAAGTAAATAGTGAACATActaattagaataattaattaaaaatagtagATGGTAGATatactatttaattaattattataattacatTTTCCTTTTTTGTATaagattttagaagaaaaaattaaaaaaaataaataatttctatGTTTTTAATCTAAAACTTAATATATCAAATTGTATAAACTTTGTATTTTGGGATATTACTTCGTATGTTTGAACTAGTAAATCATtcgataatttttttgaattttatacaatttggtatattaagaaaatattttaaattaaaaatataactgATAACGGTAGGTAATTCATAGACCAAAAATTCActgtttacaaaattttaaaatcattcaCCAGTTTTTATTCATAgaacatccacaaactaatggttTAGTTGAGACTGCCAATAAGATTATTTTACAAGGACTTCGGAGAAAACTCGAAGATTCCAAGGGAGAAGGGGTCGATCTCATTCCAGAAGTACTATGGAGTTATAACACAACAAAGcaatcatcaacaaaagaaaCTTCTTTCTGGTTGGTGTTTGGGTGCGATGCTATGCTACCTGTTGAAATCTCCTTACAATCTCTTCGGACCCAAAGCTTGAATGAAGGTGACAacatcaaaaatagaaaaattgagcTAGACCTCATTGAAGAATACCGCAGCAAATCCACACTTCAACAACTCGCTGCAAAACACGCCATAGCTCGGAAATATAACAAGAAACTCAAACTGAGGACATTCCAAGGGAGCGACCTTAGCTTGTTCTTAGGAAACTAGAACATGTACGAAAACCATCAGGACATGGAAAGCTAAGTGACAACTAGGAAGGCTGATTCTGGATTTACAAAATCGTTGGGAGAGGAGTATATATACTCCAAACACTAGAGGGTATAATATTACCAAACAATTGGAACATTTCCTACTTAAAACTGTACTACAGTTAGTCTATAAGTCGGGAACAgtgatgtactcttttttctactatcagattttttttctaaattggaTTTTGCTGGAGAGATTTTAATGAGGCACACCACCCCGCACCTTTACAATTATTTACAATTATTTACAATCCAACAACtataagttattttatatatctGTTTTCTATTGTATTCGGCCGAATACCATAACAAATACTACCAACTCATAAGATGAGTATTCAAACATCCAAAAAGATTTTCAAataagaaaataacataaactacCAAATATGCACTAAAAGTGCAATCCCTTTTTTCTGCAACAGTCAAATAATCCCAAATGTTTTCGGCCAAAAAACCAACAGTCCCAAAACAACTACACCTATCATATCATATCAAGTGCACCTATTTACTATAACACTCAATCGGGTACCCTAACGAAAATGATCATTTCGCGAAAAGGAAATCAAACCAACAGTATACAATAAGTGAAATCCTCATGAAACAAACCAAACTACTTACCAAACACGGCATTAAAAACATGCAAGTCAAATATTACAAACTAAATGTTTTTCTCTCTGGCCAAAGGCCAATAAACCAAACAAACGTATACCAAAAGTAGATTTAGACAAATTAAGGGGCATCCGCATTCTCCCCTTCCCGTTCACCATCATTCTCATCATTTTCCACTAACTTGCTGCCAAGAACAATCCTGCAAGGATCCATGGGTGACAAATCTACCTCGGGCGACAAAAGCTTAGCCTGCTCAACAGCGCTGTCAAACCCAGCTGCAAACACCTCTAAACCATGATCCTCTTTCTCAGACTTGAGTTGCTTTTTCTCAACACAAACAACTGCAAGCCTGGATTCAACTATAATCCTATCCTCTTCATCTTTCTTCCCAGCACCCTCAACCAAACCATCTTCTCCTCCAAGGCACTAACTGATTACAAAGCAGCTCGGAGTTTATTCCCTTTGTCCAGGTTTTCCTGCATCAACTGGTCGACCAAAGCCTTATCAAATGCATCCCGAGCATGTCTCAGCTCCTGACTTCGGCCAATACACATTAACCAAGCTCTCATCACCTGAGCAAAAGACAAATTTACAATTACAAACAACCAAGCATTAACtaacaaaatcaaataacaataacaaaaatgTACCTACAGATACTGAGAAACACCAACATCGCCAATATAGTGGACAAGCTTTATATCAATAGGGCATTGACCATACTCGTCAGCAACAATAGAAAACGAAAAATGCTCACTCCACAGTGAGGTTAATTCCTCGTCTCCCCTGTAACCATGGAGATCCTTCTAATTTTCAGTGAATTTCTTCACTTGGTCCAAATCGATATCCCTCCCACCAAGCTTATCCTTGGCAACATTAACAGATTTCTCCTTCTTCCCTTCACTTCTTTTTCATTTAAAACTAACTTTCTTTACAGGTGAGGGTTGATTAACCTCAGCGCCTTTCTCTGCCATGGCATGACTACTCGAGCCTTGTTTTTCGATGTTCTTGGTCCGAAAATACGCTCGTAGACTAATGGAGGTCACTTTCGGAGCTTTCTCAACTGCAAACAAAATAACCATATATCAGAtaccatgaaaataaaaaatgtaccAGGTACATACGACTATTACCTATATACCCTGACAGTGCATCTTTATCCGGTTCCAATTCAAGAAGCTCCACAACAGATAACAAATCAGACGAGGATATATGGTTAACTAAAAATTCTACAATCATTTCATTCCTATACTCCATAGTTTCCATACCTAATATCTGCCTTGGCCTCGGAACCCAAAACAAGGGAAATTTCTCTAAGAGGCATTCATCAACATACCAAGAAAACTCGCCCTTGGCAACACCGATTTTCAGAAACATAGATTTGAAACCCTTGTAGGAAGACCTATACAGGCTAAAAATAACACAACCAGGAGCACCGGCCAAGTTCAACCAACAACCTCTCTTAACCCCCTTACACTGAAACAAGCTGAAAAAGACCTCTAATGACGGCTTTATTTCTAAACACTCCATCAAGATCTCAAAAGCTCTAACAAACGCCTAGGAATTGGGATGCAGTTGTGATGGTGCACACTTCAACTGCATCAACACCCACACTCAAACTTTGAAAAAGGAAATCTTACACCCAATTCGACAAACACGCAGCTACACATGAAGAAGTACTCAAAACCCTTACCACAATGGTATACGCGATCAGTAGCATTACACGGCAAAAACCTAAGATTAATACCCCCACCTTTCATAACCCACAAAGATGCTAGACCCAACTGAGACACACTACGATcgtaataaaaaacaaaaacccaTTTTTTCACCGAATCAGATACCCATGCAAAGGGATCATTTGGATCCCAGACAAACACTTCTTTCACAACTTTATCCCCTTCATCAACAATTTTCCTCTTCCTCCGACCCCTGGCCTTCTTCCCTAACACAGCCTTTTTTCCTTTCTCCATCCTAACAATACAATGAAAATAGTAAAACGAGAAGACACTGGgtaaaaattactaaccttttctgCTCATCTTCAGCAAATACACAGAAGACAAAAATCAAGAATGTATAATCAAGGGTCCAACAATCCACCCACTACGCACACCTTCAGGTAGCAAGTTAAACCCCCAAAGATCCATATCCGTTGATTGAAATAATTACTTCACAAATCAACGGACCATATTCAACACCGTTCTTTTCCCCAAGACACATTAATTGCAGATATCTTTTCCaatactttctctctcttccaaaCACCCTCATTTGGTTACCGCCAAAATACCAAGCTTGACCTATTTTTCAAATCTCGCGATAAGCAAGTCTACCTTGGGGGCAACCACAATATCCGATTCCGAGATATACAACAGCTCGACCTGTTATAGCTCGATTCTGCAAAATAGGTCTTGCTTGGGGCTATGATCCGTCACCTCAAAACTAACCCACAACGATAAGCTCGGAATCAAATTCCACCAAACGAGATAACCTCTCTGAGAATCTCTCCAACCAAAACCACTAAACCCCAAATACCATAGCATCAACAAAAGACTCCGTCAAAGCAGTAACATGGATATGGATAACTACCCCAAGTAACTCAATATAAACGAGTGACTTATTTAGTCACAGGTACGCAATTCATTCCATATTCCTCTGAATAATCTCATACTCTTACTTACTTGGGCGTTGGAGTCCTTTTGCAGGTGCCCAACACCGCCGCCCTTATAAGAAGACGACGTTCCTTCCTCTTAATCCAAAGAAAGCAAGTTCAAGTACTAGTGGGACGAGCTATACCTCGGGGAACAGCTACAAATTACAATGATCAATCGATTCTGTTAGGAAATTAACTAAGAGAATAGttaataaattgaaaaataagaagtctgttataaaaaagaaaaaataactctactattttaattttttgaattaaagaaGAGAAACTAAAAGATTAATGAGAatcgtgaaaaagaaaaattatatcatGGGCTAAAGGCCCAAAAGAAAATGATAGAAACACTTCTAACTTTTGAAGAAATCAAATCTTATACTATCATAGGGATGCAATATGGCCTCTAGGCGTAGCATATTATTACCaaagaaaagaatgaaagaaaaattaaagaagaaagaaaagaagatgtAAGTCAAGGAGCAGGAATAGTTATTAGGAGTAATGATGGAGTTATTGTGGCAGCTGAACTGAGAATCTCAACCAACTTAAGCTTGGAAGAATGAAGCAGAAACAACGGCGTGCTACTTAGGCTGAAAATTGGCTTTTGAGTTTTGAGCAAGGTTGTGAGAACCGGACTGGTCATCGAACCGGTCAAGTAACTGGTTTAATGGTTCAATAGTTCAATCGGAGTTGAATCGTAGTTGAactggtttaattaaatatagagtaaaattataaaaaaatcaatacataattttaaaaagttaaattcaataatttttaaactaataagattcaaaatttaacaatttcacaaaatgaacaatacataatttatcattaaaaggtcataaacaacttcaaatatcaaagtttataactaaagaAATCAAAACGCACATAAATGATAAACACAATGTTTTGCAACCAAAAGAAATAATATTCAACAAACAATACTTCAACTAAACAAAGACACTACTCATTAGAAGTTATAATCATCATTAAGTGTTCTGATATCTCCATCATAAACAGGTAATCCAAAGCCAGCATCTTCAGAAATACCACGAAAAGAAGTATTTAAGGATTCAATTACAACAACAGGCATATCCACTTCAACTTCCATGTCTCCTCCatctaataaaatagaaagaaaactcAATAAGAAATCAATATTAATGACATGTATCTTTATGGAAGGAAACAAAGTTTGCTATGTCACTCACCATTAGGATACGAAGGCATAGCATTATCAGTCATAGTTGTCAAAACCGAACCGGCGATCAAACCGGTCAAGCTACTGGGTTATTGGGTCATTGGTTTAATCGGTGGGTTACTAGTTGAACAGGTTAACccggtcctatgtaaataaaaaataaaaatagtaaaaatttaaagttaaaatttaaaatacatatttttactaacattttaagaatattcagctattctaaaataatatgaaacagaaataataagcattttattaattttactctatcataaatattttattttatttttatattaaaataataattattttcaaattttaataatttattaataaatttatatctattatactattatatactacaaatatttatttaaaaataatattaatagatattatataattatgaaaagaaaaaataagtgaatttataattattgttaaataaaaatataattaatttaaaaataaatgagtttataactaaaattaaaataaattaaataaaagtaaatatatttgataaaagatatctatatatataataatttgtaaaaatattaactaaaattgtGACATTTTACACGGTTGTGACTTGCTCCTATTTCATTGAGGACAGGGGTTCGAACCCACCCCACCCATTttgcaaaattttaatttttagcgGTTCGGTTGGACCGGTTTTACGGATTTGACCGGTTCACACCGGTTCTCTTCCTTGTTCGGTCTAATTAGCGGACCGGACTGGTTTAGAGTCTGGTTTATTGGTTTTCTAGTTGAACCGGTCGGTTCGGTCCAGTTTTTACAACACTGTTATCAGTGTATATTAAACTTTTTCTATGCCTTCAACATCTCCATTAATAAATTCAGGATCATCCTCATCTGTCATTACCCAAAAATCTACCGTGTCAATGCTTTGAATGTCAATTGGATCATAATTCCTCTTCTTTCGATGCAACCTAGATTGAAGGCGTAGGTTATAGGTGACATAAACAATGTCACTTAGCCTTTGATGCTCTAACCGATTCCTCCTCTTTGAATGGATTTGTTCAAAAAAGCTCCAGTTCCTCTCACATCCAAATGAAGAAgaggtttgatgaagaagactTACTGCCATTTTTTGCAAATTAGGAGCACTCCCACCGTGTAGCCTCCACCATTCACATACGTAGATATAAAAATCAAATACTTTTTAATGTTTATCACCCAACATATTAAACTTTCAAACTAAACTAAACTTGGATATGAGATAACTTACCAAGTTCGAGTCTTGATGCCGCTCTCTTAGAACTTTCCATCCCAAAAATTTCTTTACAATTTCGATACAACTGTATCTCTTGCATTGCGGCAACTGAGTCATCACAAAGTATTTCAACATCAAGAAAATCAAGTAAAGATCTCAAAACATTTGCCTTCTCAACAAAACCCTCACTATAGAAAATGTCTGGATTTAAAAAGTACGCTGCCGCATGGAGATCACGCTTCAAATGCTTATACCATCTCATTTTCAAGATACTCGTGTATGGCGTATAAGCAGCTTTTCGATTTCTAAACATTATCTTGATAGAATTTTTGGCTCTTTTGATGCCTTCATACATGATTCCCAAAGAGGGTTTTTCATCAGCATCAACAAGCCTCAACAACTTAATAAGAGGACCAACAATTTTTACAGTGGTAACACAATTTTGCCAAAACTTACTATCCAAGACAATTGAACTAACAATCTTTCTATTAGCACTTTTGACTAACTTATGAGAAGTGAAATATTTATCCACCATCAATGCCTGCAAATCTTCCTTGCGATCATATATACTTTTCAAAGTAATGAAAACAGTGGCAAAACGTGTGACTCCTGGTCAAACAATTTCTGtccaactttttatttttctaagccAAGACAATAAGATCATATGATTGTAAACAAACACGGTCACTTTTGAAGCACGGGAAGTAAGGTCAGCTATGTGAGGAATACTTGTAATatctttcaaaataaaattgatacaATGGGCAGCACAAGGAGACCAAAATGTATTTGGGTATTTTTCATGAATAAGTTTTCCAGCAGATACATAATTTGCAGCATTATCAGTGACCACATGCACAATGTTACTAGGCTCAACCCACTCAATAACATCAGCAAACAAATTAAACAATGCATTGGCAGTTTTTATCACATCAGAAGCATCAACAGTCTTAACAAATGACATACCAGCAGGACAATAAACTAGAAAGTTAATTAAAGTTCGCTGCCTTTGATCAGTCCACCCATCTTTTCACACAAACTAGATTATGCTATGCTGAGAATCATTGGAAGTGCTTGCTATCCCTGGTTAAAACCATACACTACGAACAAACTTGAACTTAGATCTTATAAGTGTGTTTTTATAGAATATTCACCTGATTTTAAAGGATACAAATGTTTGTTCTCcaatggcaaaatttatatttctatacATGTCTTATTCGATGAAAATGATTTTCCATATCTACAACTCTTTACTAACAATTCTACCAATAACAAATTTGTTTCTGATGTACCACATTATGATTACTCACCATTATTTGCTTCACATATTCTTCCTTTGCAACATTCTTCCCTTACATCATCAACTATGCCCTCTAGCTCAAGCCATTTAGAAGTTAGAACTAATCCTTCCTTTCCTCCACCTAATAACATCAGAATTAGTGATCTTTCATCCCCAAACTTTGTCCCTCAACAAAATCAACCAATTCTACCTATTCCAGATATAGAAATTTTACTTTCTCCTATTGATAATTTCTAATAATTctcatatcaaaaataaaaatctttcaaCTAATGTCCATCTTATGATTACTAGATCAAAAACCAACAGCTTAAAAGCCAAAACTTTTATCACAATCCTTCAAAACTCAAAAATTGATGAACATCTTCCAAAATCAGCATCAGCTGCATCAAATTCCTCTTTGGCAGAAAACTATGGAAGAGGAATACCAAACTTTAATGAGTACCAACACTTGGCTATAGTTCTAAAGCATACAGATGTTAAGATTATAGATTGTAAATGAGATAAgcctcaatttagtccctgaagtTGTACTCGAGCTtcatagtagtccctgaacttAAAAGTTCCTTAGAGTCATCCCCGAGCTTGCACTCCGGGACTCAAAGTGGTCCTTCCGGCAATTTCAACACACGTGGCGCAATTGGAAAGCTTAGCTGGCAGCGTTGGTGATACGTGGGACTCACAACGGCTAGCTGATGTGGCAGAGTAAACTCTTccgactcaatttggtccctcaggtgaagttaaaaccctaatccccttTTTTGAAGGCCACATTGTTCACTCTGCTGTCTCCTCGTCGGTGCTGTGTTCTTCTGTTCTTCCTCTCTGAAGCTTGAAGGTTATGGCTAGCACGAGCAATGCAGTTGGGAGCTCGAACAACCCATGATCGTTTGGAAGCATCATGAGGAGAATGAACAGAAACAGAGAAGCTCGTttgccaaaaatgaaaaaaaatcatgGGAAACCTGGTTTATCTAAAAGAGGTaagccaaaaatgaaaaaaaatgtggttcctctgttttttgatattgttgttaatCTAATATTCACAAAAATTCAGGCCATTTTTTTCGATTGTAATTGGTGGGTATGAACAtctctgttctgttttctgtACTAGGGTTTGATCACTACTGGCTTTCGTAGTGGTTTGGCCAAGAAAACTGTAGAGTTGgagtgtttcttgtgttttgatgatATAAAAATGTGTTCTTTATGTGTTAGGGTTTACTGCTCTTAGTGGAGGAGTTTCCAAACTGTTAATGTGTTTTAGGACAATGACTCTGATCAATGAATTTGTTAAACAGAGTTTGCATGATCACAGTAGAAGTAAAGATCTTTTGGGAGTTGAAATTTTTTGTAACTCTGATAATGGATTCTGAATTTGACTGATTTACCTAATTGCCTTTCTTTGTATTGGGTTAGTTTAGTTAAACTGAGTGTGTGCTCATAAAGGATTCTTGCATACATAAGTTAGAGTAATATAAAGTAAGTTTTGCAATTGCTAATGAAGTTAACTTAGCTATTGGAATAGTCAAATTGTTTGATGAATTTGGTCTGGACTAGTGGATTAGTTGTGGAAAAGGGTATGTAAATTTGAATGGTTTGATCCACCAAGATTAAAGTTAGTGTCTAGAGAACTGCTATCTTTAGTTACAccaaaataatgttcttgattTCACACTTTCTTATGTTCACATGACACAAATCATTAGCAACATGATCAAAATAAAGgtgaaatatcatataatttaacaGTTAACAACTAACAAAGTTAGGCACTCTATTCAATACTCCCGGTCCACAATAACcttttctaataaaaattttgaaaaagaaaatcacaaaataatagAAGACTTAACTTATATTGTTAATTTGAATATAGTGATAATATAGCACAGTGAAATATTAGAGGGAGAAGGAGAAGTAGAAAAGTAAGGGAGTTGTGCTTTTGTTGCCAACTGTCAAGTAATGAAAAGCAGAGAGTGAGAGTGATGATGAAAATGGTAGAAGAAGATTAGGACTGAATCAATGCTATGATATGAAGAAGATAACATATGCCATTTAATGAGCTTTCATTAACTACTATTTACCATTACTATTTCTAGATGATTTTTCTTGTTTCATCTCCACCTTCAGTattgtatattattttattattttttaacatcTCTAGTTAGTGATTACTTTAGCTCCAAATTTGGCAGATTTTCTTTATTTCTGTATGCCTTTTTTTGTTGGTAGTAAGTTGtagttgtatatatattttttcctcagttgcaaaagaaaaaaaagggtatTGGT
Coding sequences within it:
- the LOC112803280 gene encoding uncharacterized protein, whose product is MSFVKTVDASDVIKTANALFNLFADVIEWVEPSNIVHVVTDNAANYVSAGKLIHEKYPNTFWSPCAAHCINFILKDITSIPHIADLTSRASKVTVIYDRKEDLQALMVDKYFTSHKLVKSANRKIVSSIVLDSKFWQNCVTTVKIVGPLIKLLRLVDADEKPSLGIMYEGIKRAKNSIKIMFRNRKAAYTPYTSILKMRWYKHLKRDLHAAAYFLNPDIFYSEGFVEKANVLRSLLDFLDVEILCDDSVAAMQEIQLYRNCKEIFGMESSKRAASRLELVSLLHQTSSSFGCERNWSFFEQIHSKRRNRLEHQRLSDIVYVTYNLRLQSRLHRKKRNYDPIDIQSIDTVDFWVMTDEDDPEFINGDVEGIEKV